The Lycium ferocissimum isolate CSIRO_LF1 chromosome 10, AGI_CSIRO_Lferr_CH_V1, whole genome shotgun sequence genome window below encodes:
- the LOC132032841 gene encoding BTB/POZ domain-containing protein At3g05675: MSIFSNVQETELSCTKEVFLSAIRFATSTADSFPQFEDDLRTSAQEQVEFMLEDDENIPLVMGDDEIKVETRILVSKIFSSFENELFSLILEPDFANEEMEKKIMRSLSDLEWIHNTLLKMDLVKDFVSNWVNISSNLLKVIEDKRLDSIMWGLKIKLIEVTSKVLEAVGYGTVVLPAESRVELLKKWIPYIRKMKSLSDKTEPAFPYKMSEDLCQGVEGAIVSLVSALPSNDQAEILSDWISAEQVKYPDLSEAFEIWCYRTKSAKRRLDEALTESAMPLSPLISEEETSPLSRVPNIFPG, encoded by the exons ATGTCCATATTCTCCAATGTACAAGAAACAGAATTAAGTTGTACAAAAGAAGTTTTCTTGTCTGCCATCCGCTTTGCCACTTCCACCGCTGATTCTTTCCCTCAATTCGAGGATGATCTAAGAACCTCAGCCCAGGAACAAGTCGAGTTCATGCTCGAGGATGATGAAAATATTCCCCTGGTCATGGGTGATGATGAAATAAAAGTGGAGACTAGAATTTTGGTGTCTAAAATCTTTAGTTCTTTTGAAAATGAATTATTCTCCTTGATATTGGAGCCCGATTTTGCAAATGAAGagatggaaaagaaaataatgcGGAGTCTATCTGACCTTGAATGGATCCATAACACTCTTTTGAAGATGGATCTCGTGAAGGATTTTGTCTCCAACTGGGTTAATATATCGAGCAATTTACTGAAGGTCATCGAAGATAAAAGACTTGATTCTATCATGTGGGGTTTGAAGATAAAGTTAATAGAAGTGACATCAAAAGTATTGGAAGCGGTAGGTTATGGAACCGTAGTTCTTCCAGCAGAAAGTCGAGTAGAATTGCTCAAGAAATGGATACCCTacataagaaaaatgaagtCCCTTTCCGATAAAACGGAGCCCGCATTTCCATACAAGATGAGCGAAGACCTTTGCCAAGGCGTCGAGGGAGCAATAGTTTCATTGGTTTCAGCATTACCATCAAATGATCAAGCTGAAATTCTATCAGATTGGATAAGTGCTGAGCAGGTTAAATATCCAGACCTTAGTGAAGCTTTTGAGATATGGTGTTATAGAACCAAGTCCGCGAAAAGAAGATTGGACGAGGCTTTGACCGAGTCAGCAATGCCATTGTCACCCTTAATTTCCGAAGAGGAAACTTCACCACTTAGTAGAGTGCCCAACATATTTCCTG GGTGA
- the LOC132032840 gene encoding transcription repressor MYB5-like: MRTPSSSRKKVVTPCCNKIGLKRGPWTPEEDEILTNYVSKEGEGRWRTLPRKAGLLRCGKSCRLRWMNYLRPSVKRGHISSDEEDLILRLHRLLGNRWSLIAGRIPGRTDNEIKNYWNTRLSKKLISQGIDPRTHKPLILNPNASSDDNHIITNNKANSTSPSSSSKLAHNDPDIIIPNPINYIPFQMEDQPLRSMNNNLPREIMCLDDYQYQSSQAMLAKYCDDDMNIEVRDKGDDEMNCCMDDVFSSFLNSLINEDMFRCQNQQINGTLQDFDPLIIASSTPSSAQNKSKRI; encoded by the exons atgagaaccCCATCATCATCAAGAAAAAAAGTAGTAACACCATGTTGTAACAAAATAGGGTTAAAAAGAGGGCCATGGACACCCGAAGAAGACGAAATACTGACTAATTACGTCAGTAAAGAAGGTGAAGGGCGGTGGCGTACGTTGCCAAGGAAGGCGGGGCTCCTCCGTTGTGGGAAGAGCTGCCGCCTTAGATGGATGAACTACCTCCGCCCTTCCGTTAAACGGGGACATATTTCGTCAGATGAAGAAGATCTCATACTTCGTCTTCATCGACTACTTGGCAACAg GTGGTCATTGATAGCAGGGAGAATTCCAGGGAGAACGGATAATGAGATAAAAAATTATTGGAATACTCGCCTTAGCAAGAAATTAATCAGCCAAGGAATAGATCCAAGAACCCACAAACCATTAATACTAAACCCTAATGCCTCTAGTGATGATAATCATATTATTACCAACAATAAAGCTAATTCTActtctccttcttcatcttcaaaATTAGCACATAATGATCCCGACATAATTATTCCAAACCCCATTAATTACATTCCTTTCCAAATGGAAGATCAACCCTTAAGGAGCATGAATAATAATCTCCCAAGAGAAATAATGTGTTTGGATGATTATCAATATCAGAGCAGTCAAGCAATGCTCGCCAAATATTGCGATGATGATATGAATATTGAGGTCCGTGATAAGGGAGACGATGAAATGAATTGTTGCATGGACGATGTATTCTcctccttcttgaattctttgaTCAATGAAGACATGTTCAGATGCCAAAATCAACAAATCAATGGTACATTGCAAGATTTTGATCCTTTGATCATAGCTTCATCTACACCTTCATCTGCTcaaaataaatccaagagaATATAA